From a region of the Clupea harengus chromosome 9, Ch_v2.0.2, whole genome shotgun sequence genome:
- the LOC105904789 gene encoding extracellular calcium-sensing receptor-like, producing the protein MIFAIEEINNSTIILPGVRLGYRIYDSCGSVEMAVRAALSLINGQDYTTTNTSCSRPDTVQAIIAETSSTPTIAISTAVGPLYVPVISHFATCACLSDKIKYPSFFRTIPSDYYQSRALAQLVKHFGWTWVGALCSDNDYGNNGMVTFIKAALEEGVCIEFSEPFFRTNPRKDILRIVDTIKQSTSKVIVAFVSYSDMEVLLKELALKNITGLQWIGSESWISDKNIANGPWHNILQGSMGFAIPKAKIKGLQDFLVNVDQSTEIPIYKELMETIFGCKLGRNSQMDKEQCSGNERLSDVHNQYTDVSDLQIANNVYKAVYAVAHVLDGMRACPDTDTEKASGKNCMKSTDEVRPWQVLENMRNVHFSIESGEDVYFDASGDPAARYDLLNWQQDPDGEITFIKVGFYDASLQDPLQLSVTNSSIVWTQKQHEVPVSVCSESCPPGTRKAVQKGKPICCYDCIPCGEGEISNETDLVSCFRCPLDLWPNTQRDVCVLKSTEYLSFEEIMGRVLLTFSLLGVSMTFCTAVVFLKHKETPIVKANNSELSFLLLFSLKLCFLCSLTFIGRPSEWSCMLRHTAFGITFVLCISCVLGKTIVVLMAFRANLPGTNVMKWFGPLQQRLSVLGFTLIQVLICVLWLTISPPFPYKNMHHYKDKIILECDVGSAVGFWAILGYIGVLAVLCFILAFLARKLPDNFNEAKFITFSMLIFCAVWITFIPAYVSSPGKFTVAVEIFAILASSFGLLFCIFIPKCYIILLKPEQNTKRHMMRKMPRKTL; encoded by the exons ATGATATTTGCCATTGAAGAAATTAACAACAGCACCATTATTCTTCCCGGCGTGCGACTCGGATACAGGATCTATGATTCATGTGGTTCTGTGGAAATGGCAGTAAGGGCTGCTTTATCTTTGATCAATGGCCAAGACTATACAACAACCAATACTTCATGTTCTCGTCCAGATACTGTCCAAGCCATCATAGCAGAGACATCATCGACTCCTACAATTGCTATTTCTACGGCAGTTGGACCTTTATATGTGCCTGTG ATCAGTCACTTTGCTACTTGTGCATGTCTCAGCGACAAAATTAAATATCCATCCTTCTTTAGAACCATTCCCAGTGACTACTACCAGAGCAGAGCGCTGGCCCAGTTAGTCAAACACTTTGGTTGGACGTGGGTAGGAGCTTTATGCAGTGATAATGACTATGGGAACAACGGGATGGTCACTTTTATCAAAGCTGCCTTGGAGGAAGGAGTCTGTATTGAGTTCTCAGAGCCCTTCTTCAGAACCAACCCGAGGAAGGACATTTTGAGAATAGTTGATACTATTAAACAGTCCACATCAAAAGTCATTGTTGCATTTGTCTCCTACTCTGATATGGAGGTCTTATTGAAGGAACTCGCCCTCAAAAACATTACTGGCCTGCAGTGGATTGGTAGTGAATCCTGGATTTCTGACAAGAATATTGCAAATGGTCCATGGCACAATATTCTACAAGGTTCGATGGGTTTTGCAATTCCAAAAGCTAAAATAAAGGGCTTGCAAGATTTTCTTGTTAACGTTGACCAGTCAACAGAAATACCTATTTATAAGGAATTGATGGAGACCATATTTGGCTGTAAACTTGGAAGAAACAGCCAAATGGACAAAGAACAGTGCAGTGGGAATGAACGCCTGAGTGATGTACACAATCAATACACAGATGTATCTGATTTGCAAATTGCAAACAATGTTTACAAGGCAGTGTATGCTGTTGCCCATGTTTTGGATGGCATGAGGGCCtgcccagacacagacactgagaaaGCCAGTGGCAAAAACTGTATGAAATCCACTGATGAAGTCAGACCTTGGCAG GTTCTTGAAAACATGAGGAATGTGCATTTCTCCATCGAAAGTGGAGAGGACGTATACTTTGATGCAAGTGGAGACCCTGCAGCTAGGTATGACCTGCTCAACTGGCAGCAGGATCCAGATGGTGAAATAACGTTCATTAAAGTGGGCTTCTATGACGCCTCTTTACAAGACCCTCTCCAGCTGTCTGTAACAAACAGTAGCATAGTCTGGACTCAAAAGCAACATGAG gtgcctgtgtctgtgtgcagtgagagCTGTCCCCCAGGCACCAGGAAGGCTGTGCAGAAAGGCAAGCCTATCTGCTGCTACGACTGTATACcatgtggagagggagagatcagcAATGAAACAG ATTTAGTCAGCTGCTTCAGATGTCCACTGGATCTCTGGCCAAATACacaaagagatgtgtgtgtcttaaagtCCACGGAATACCTCTCATTTGAGGAGATCATGGGAAGAGTTCTACTGACTTTCTCATTACTAGGTGTGTCAATGACTTTTTGCACAGCTGtagtttttttaaaacacaaagaaacgCCCATTGTAAAAGCCAACAATTCAGAACTAAgttttcttttactattttcaTTAAAGTTATGTTTCCTTTGCTCTCTTACTTTCATTGGTCGGCCCTCTGAGTGGTCCTGTATGTTGCGTCACACAGCGTTTGGGATCACCTTTGTTCTCTGCATCTCCTGTGTTCTGGGGAAAACAATAGTGGTGTTAATGGCCTTCAGAGCCAATCTTCCAGGCACTAATGTCATGAAGTGGTTTGGGCCTCTGCAACAGAGACTCAGTGTTCTTGGCTTCACCCTCATACAAGTCCTTATATGTGTCCTTTGGTTAACTATATCGCCTCCTTTTCCATACAAGAATATGCATCACTATAAAGATAAGATCATTCTAGAATGTGATGTTGGTTCAGCTGTAGGATTCTGGGCCATATTAGGCTACATTGGAGTCCTTGCTGTCTTGTGTTTCATACTGGCTTTTCTGGCTCGAAAGCTACCTGATAACTTCAATGAAGCCAAATTCATCACATTTAGTATGCTGATATTCTGTGCAGTCTGGATCACCTTCATACCAGCCT